One window from the genome of Natrialba magadii ATCC 43099 encodes:
- the lrp gene encoding HTH-type transcriptional regulator Lrp — protein MTYENLDAKLVNALLGDGRASLRSLAEELDVSVTTVSNHLSDLEDEGVIEGYTPRVDYDAVGYDVTAVIQLQVEGNALPGITDTLREHRQMISVYEVTGDYDVIAIGKFKDTDGMNDQIKELLTDPDIKASNTSVVLNAVSENEQFELDIDEDA, from the coding sequence ATGACGTACGAAAATCTCGATGCAAAACTAGTGAATGCCCTCCTCGGGGATGGGCGTGCGAGCCTGCGCAGCCTCGCAGAAGAACTCGACGTATCGGTCACGACGGTCTCGAATCACCTCTCGGATCTCGAAGACGAAGGTGTCATCGAGGGGTACACACCCAGAGTCGACTACGACGCCGTCGGCTACGATGTGACCGCCGTCATTCAGCTTCAGGTCGAGGGGAACGCTCTCCCCGGCATCACGGATACACTGCGTGAACACCGCCAGATGATCAGTGTCTACGAGGTCACCGGTGATTACGACGTGATCGCCATCGGCAAGTTCAAAGACACCGACGGCATGAACGACCAGATCAAAGAGCTGCTAACCGACCCCGACATCAAGGCCTCGAACACCAGCGTCGTGCTCAACGCCGTCTCCGAGAACGAACAGTTCGAACTCGATATCGACGAGGACGCCTGA
- a CDS encoding extracellular solute-binding protein has product MHGSDGTRVPGHDHGGRRSRSYDRRRFLAAAGVVSAGVVSGCLGLGDDESDVLGDPEYREGRPDPGGVSIEEMPDLNGDLTIYSGRSQPRIGELIEYVEAQYDELTIEVRYDDTADLISTIETEAETPADVFYGSETQSMTHLKDEGYTVELPDEVIDLVDTGSIDPDGHWTGFTRRFRAMAYNRDAYDADELPDDIFAYAEDERFQDEIMWPPDQGSFQAFLTSMRLLHGEEETRSWVQSMTDDQGVEASPGGDSALAQAVGDGEVSVGLTNHYVVRDHGGDSVGLAFTSDDAGAMYNVTGGAVMADSDDTETAANFVQHMLSAEAQEYFATTTWEYPVIDGVAPLEELPGTDEFEPPEFDLNELDDPDPTLELLREEDVL; this is encoded by the coding sequence ATGCACGGATCGGACGGGACTCGAGTACCTGGCCATGATCACGGCGGTCGACGCAGTCGCAGCTACGATCGGCGACGATTTCTCGCAGCAGCGGGGGTCGTCTCGGCGGGAGTCGTGAGCGGCTGTCTCGGACTCGGAGACGACGAATCGGACGTGCTCGGGGATCCCGAGTATCGGGAGGGGCGACCCGATCCGGGTGGTGTCTCGATAGAAGAGATGCCGGATCTGAACGGAGATTTGACGATCTACTCTGGGCGCAGCCAGCCGCGGATCGGCGAACTGATCGAGTACGTCGAGGCACAGTACGACGAACTGACCATCGAGGTCAGATACGACGATACCGCGGACCTGATCAGTACGATCGAGACGGAGGCCGAAACGCCGGCGGACGTCTTCTACGGCAGCGAGACACAGTCGATGACCCACCTCAAGGACGAGGGTTACACCGTCGAGTTGCCTGACGAAGTCATCGATTTGGTCGACACGGGCTCAATCGATCCGGACGGCCACTGGACGGGTTTCACCCGCCGATTTCGGGCGATGGCGTACAACAGAGACGCGTACGATGCGGACGAGCTACCGGACGACATCTTCGCCTATGCGGAGGACGAACGATTCCAGGACGAGATCATGTGGCCGCCGGATCAGGGCTCGTTCCAGGCGTTTCTCACCTCGATGCGGCTGCTCCACGGCGAGGAGGAGACCCGCTCGTGGGTCCAATCGATGACCGACGACCAGGGTGTCGAGGCGTCTCCGGGCGGCGACAGCGCGCTGGCACAGGCCGTCGGCGACGGGGAGGTCAGCGTCGGGCTGACGAACCACTACGTCGTCCGCGACCACGGCGGCGACTCCGTCGGCCTGGCGTTCACCAGCGACGACGCGGGGGCGATGTACAACGTCACCGGCGGTGCGGTGATGGCCGACAGCGACGACACCGAGACCGCCGCGAACTTCGTCCAGCACATGCTCTCGGCGGAAGCCCAGGAGTACTTCGCGACGACCACCTGGGAGTACCCCGTCATCGACGGCGTCGCCCCACTCGAGGAACTCCCTGGCACAGACGAGTTCGAGCCACCCGAGTTCGACCTGAACGAGCTCGACGATCCCGACCCGACGCTCGAACTCCTGCGCGAGGAGGACGTTCTCTGA
- a CDS encoding ATP-binding cassette domain-containing protein, with protein sequence MGPDPFRTDDGVTAPASAERAHAVASEDEAATDAESGDEQRSRPWGLTLLAAAVAAVIVVPVAWIGVMALTVDLERALSIVFRPMTLEVLTNTLVLIALVTTFSVLIGVPLAILTVLTDLPCRRFWLAALALPLVIPSYTSAYAFISIWGPHGLAQSLVEPLGIASLPELYGMPGTVAILTLYNYPFVFITTVAALRAFDKTYIDAARTLEDNLFGVFREVVLPMTKPAIAAGALLAALETAGDFGVPAMLRLNVFTRQIYVEHNALSHDYAAMLSLHLVAITLVILVLEYAVREHRTIHGGSRGGSRSYTFHLGAWKWPALAVCAAIVGLAVILPVSVLLWWLVRGPETYVGAFGFRLEYALNSVSVSLLAALAAVVLALPVAYLSARYRSLASTVLERATYVGFAVPGVVIGLSLVYFGSAYAPTLYQTIPLLVFAYVVLYLPLAVGAARTAFLYVNPRFVEAARSLGCPPRTAFRRVTLPLVVPGLVAGGALVFLHGMKELPATLLLRPAGFDSLATFIWMAERNAYYGYAAVPALVLVCVSALAIVGVLPGNGTELWRRVRRRIGTKRMNSPNQNDETTDRDDTDPFNQSGGPPTRTRSATDGGNPVQDDTPNRSRSDNEESNRSLSDSDASPVLELECVTKSYGARPAVSDLSLSVQEGELLTLLGPSGCGKTTTLRLIAGLVRPDSGTIRIRNDSVADAADETFVPSEERDVGIVFQDFALFPHKTVAENVAFGLGDRDGAGENGRPADEIVDDLLELVGLSDYGDRFPDELSGGQKQRIALARSLAPEPDVLLLDEPLSNLDAGLRVQMRETVSEILDRVDVTAVWVTHDQTEALSVGDRTAVMIDGEIAQADSPRALFMRPESRAVADFLGQASYLPGRQNATGVVETPIGTLDGDRVAVQSSAKRGGSTDQEQAQERNDSGNSSDTDAGADADADATSNNEDNSSTTHNLNLDLLLRPDDISITNSASDTADGRIVHRQFTGSTVRYRVVLDSTPGLATAQSVDQRGEDIADGAPVLECRCSHETWYEVGTPVSVSITASHSVPAFPQ encoded by the coding sequence ATGGGACCAGATCCATTCCGGACGGACGACGGCGTGACAGCGCCGGCGAGTGCCGAGCGAGCGCACGCAGTAGCCTCCGAGGACGAGGCCGCTACGGACGCCGAATCGGGGGACGAGCAGCGCTCGCGCCCGTGGGGACTCACCCTGCTGGCCGCCGCCGTCGCCGCCGTGATCGTTGTTCCGGTCGCCTGGATCGGCGTGATGGCGCTCACCGTCGATCTCGAACGGGCGCTGTCGATCGTCTTCCGCCCGATGACGCTCGAAGTCCTCACGAACACGCTCGTCCTGATCGCGCTCGTCACCACCTTCTCGGTGCTCATCGGGGTGCCACTCGCGATACTGACGGTGCTGACGGACCTCCCCTGCAGGCGGTTCTGGCTGGCCGCACTCGCGCTCCCGCTCGTCATCCCGAGCTACACCAGCGCGTATGCCTTCATCTCCATCTGGGGGCCACACGGGCTGGCCCAGTCGCTCGTCGAACCGCTCGGCATTGCCTCGCTGCCCGAACTCTACGGCATGCCCGGCACCGTCGCCATCCTCACGCTGTACAACTACCCGTTCGTCTTCATCACCACCGTCGCGGCGCTGCGCGCGTTCGACAAGACGTACATCGACGCCGCTCGCACCCTCGAAGACAACCTGTTCGGCGTCTTTCGGGAGGTCGTCCTCCCGATGACGAAACCCGCCATCGCCGCCGGCGCGCTGCTCGCCGCCCTCGAGACGGCCGGCGACTTCGGCGTCCCCGCCATGTTGCGACTCAACGTCTTCACGCGCCAGATCTACGTCGAACACAACGCGCTCTCTCACGACTACGCCGCGATGCTCTCCTTGCACCTCGTCGCAATCACGCTCGTCATCCTCGTCCTCGAGTACGCCGTGCGCGAACACCGAACGATCCACGGTGGGAGTCGCGGCGGCTCGCGCTCGTACACGTTCCACCTCGGTGCCTGGAAGTGGCCGGCGCTGGCCGTCTGCGCCGCCATCGTCGGCCTCGCCGTCATCCTGCCGGTGTCGGTGCTGCTCTGGTGGCTCGTCCGCGGTCCCGAGACCTACGTCGGCGCGTTCGGCTTCCGACTCGAGTACGCGCTGAACTCGGTGTCGGTCTCGCTGCTGGCCGCGCTCGCGGCGGTCGTGCTCGCGCTGCCGGTTGCGTACCTCTCTGCCAGATACCGGTCGCTCGCGTCGACGGTACTCGAGCGCGCGACGTACGTCGGCTTCGCCGTGCCCGGCGTCGTCATCGGACTGAGCCTTGTCTACTTCGGATCGGCCTACGCACCGACGCTGTACCAGACGATTCCGTTGCTCGTTTTCGCGTACGTCGTGCTCTACCTGCCGCTTGCGGTCGGTGCGGCCAGGACGGCGTTTCTCTACGTCAACCCGCGGTTCGTCGAGGCCGCCCGGTCGCTCGGCTGTCCACCGCGCACAGCGTTCCGCCGGGTGACGCTCCCGCTGGTCGTCCCTGGACTCGTCGCCGGCGGCGCGCTGGTCTTTCTCCACGGGATGAAAGAGCTACCCGCAACGCTCCTCCTCCGCCCCGCCGGGTTCGACTCGCTCGCGACGTTCATCTGGATGGCCGAGCGCAACGCCTACTACGGCTATGCGGCGGTTCCCGCGCTCGTCCTCGTCTGCGTCTCAGCGCTGGCAATCGTCGGCGTGTTGCCTGGCAATGGCACCGAACTCTGGCGGCGTGTGCGTCGCCGTATCGGGACCAAACGTATGAACTCGCCAAATCAGAACGACGAGACGACCGACCGCGACGACACAGACCCGTTCAACCAATCCGGTGGTCCACCCACACGGACGCGGAGCGCGACTGACGGCGGGAACCCCGTTCAAGACGACACACCCAACCGCTCTCGATCGGACAACGAGGAATCCAACCGTTCGCTATCGGACAGCGATGCGTCGCCCGTACTCGAACTCGAGTGCGTCACGAAATCCTACGGCGCGCGACCCGCCGTGTCGGACCTCTCGCTTTCAGTCCAGGAGGGCGAACTGCTCACGTTGCTCGGCCCTTCCGGCTGTGGGAAGACGACGACGCTGCGCCTGATTGCGGGACTCGTGCGACCCGATAGCGGCACCATCCGGATCCGCAACGACTCTGTGGCAGACGCCGCTGACGAGACGTTCGTCCCATCCGAAGAGCGCGACGTCGGCATCGTCTTCCAGGATTTCGCGCTCTTCCCTCACAAGACGGTCGCGGAGAACGTCGCCTTCGGCCTCGGTGACCGTGATGGGGCCGGCGAGAATGGACGGCCTGCCGACGAAATTGTCGACGACCTACTCGAGTTAGTCGGGCTCAGTGACTACGGCGACCGGTTCCCGGATGAACTCTCCGGCGGCCAGAAACAGCGCATCGCGCTGGCGCGGTCGCTCGCCCCTGAACCGGACGTGTTGTTGCTCGACGAACCGCTGTCGAACCTCGACGCCGGCCTTCGCGTTCAGATGCGCGAAACCGTTTCGGAAATACTCGACCGGGTCGACGTGACGGCGGTCTGGGTGACCCACGACCAGACCGAGGCGCTCTCGGTTGGCGATCGGACCGCCGTAATGATCGACGGGGAGATTGCCCAGGCCGATTCCCCGAGAGCGCTGTTCATGCGCCCCGAATCGCGGGCGGTCGCCGACTTTCTGGGACAGGCGAGCTACCTCCCCGGACGACAGAACGCCACCGGGGTCGTCGAAACGCCGATCGGAACGCTCGACGGAGATCGTGTAGCAGTGCAGTCCAGCGCTAAACGGGGTGGGTCTACGGACCAAGAGCAGGCACAGGAGCGCAACGACAGTGGCAACAGTAGTGACACCGACGCCGGTGCAGACGCCGACGCCGACGCCACCAGCAACAACGAGGACAACAGCAGCACCACCCACAACCTCAACCTCGACCTCCTCCTCCGCCCCGACGACATCTCCATTACCAACAGCGCATCTGACACCGCCGACGGCCGAATCGTCCACCGCCAGTTCACCGGTTCGACAGTCCGCTACCGGGTGGTACTCGATTCTACACCCGGACTGGCAACCGCACAGTCAGTCGACCAACGTGGCGAGGATATCGCCGATGGCGCGCCGGTACTCGAGTGTCGCTGCTCACACGAGACGTGGTACGAGGTCGGAACGCCGGTGTCGGTGTCGATTACGGCGAGTCATTCGGTGCCGGCGTTTCCGCAGTAG
- a CDS encoding ArsR/SmtB family transcription factor — protein MSLIEALGNGTRLEILRELSREPKYVSELTEAVGMDGKTAVHHLSTLEEAGLVDWYMRGNRKYYRLTAAVELRLAPPPERTFVLQADQTEPEVSETD, from the coding sequence ATGTCACTCATCGAGGCGTTGGGAAACGGGACCAGACTCGAGATTCTGCGCGAACTGTCCCGCGAGCCGAAGTACGTCTCGGAACTGACGGAAGCGGTCGGGATGGACGGCAAGACGGCGGTTCACCACCTCTCGACGCTCGAGGAAGCCGGTCTGGTCGACTGGTACATGCGTGGGAATCGCAAATACTATCGGCTGACGGCAGCCGTCGAGTTGCGCCTCGCGCCGCCGCCCGAGCGGACGTTCGTGTTGCAGGCGGACCAAACCGAGCCGGAAGTTTCGGAGACTGACTAA
- a CDS encoding amphi-Trp domain-containing protein, producing the protein MSDRVNVPDDRERTQRTITDGFFEREVYLSRQETAAFLRDLADQIEADTNVTVAGSEWEIPFEYREPIEVEIEFTKQRERELEIELEFSEATDAGGSGLSVR; encoded by the coding sequence ATGAGTGACCGGGTCAACGTACCGGACGACCGCGAGCGCACGCAACGAACGATCACGGACGGCTTCTTCGAACGCGAGGTCTACCTCTCCCGCCAGGAGACCGCTGCCTTCCTCCGGGACCTCGCAGACCAGATCGAAGCCGACACGAACGTCACCGTCGCCGGCTCCGAGTGGGAGATTCCCTTCGAATACCGCGAACCGATCGAGGTGGAAATCGAGTTCACGAAACAGCGCGAACGCGAACTCGAGATCGAACTCGAGTTCAGCGAGGCGACCGACGCCGGGGGGTCGGGACTGTCGGTCCGGTGA
- a CDS encoding ABC transporter substrate-binding protein produces MDRRTFPVLTDADEPLITRLAAGLGENTGRVLAYLLCRSREADLDRTATLTAIHIGTGLSKNAARTSLDRLEKRGFVERTTVQTSSPGRPPNAWHAVDSLATTARDVADEHADRLLRQAARFDDDGTGTGTGTGTGTPIGSDQEHRTETPQRVRVALNWHPNGFHGALFGPVAAAADESGTGTLNCTTGSESEPEPEPEPEPGLEPETESELGLGFHACAGSSAAVQTVVDDEETDLAVAGAATVLCERAAGRDVVPVAVLLPRSPVVLHTTRAVFGEPFERLDQLRGRRLGMPPASETGLLGQLLLSQAGIRDTVDVVELAGEERTALESGDVDAITGVAADASRLERNGATVDVISIAEQYPVYGPALVASREGLTDPETRARIRAFLAAVTATWGWVQHCPSSVATAIADRTMRVGGADEAQSRDRIDRTLRLATDQFARSDGVRKHGWGWHTPDDWQRLRAALVQGGVLESRRA; encoded by the coding sequence ATGGACAGGCGAACGTTCCCGGTGCTTACGGACGCAGACGAGCCACTCATCACACGGCTCGCGGCAGGCCTCGGCGAGAATACCGGCCGCGTCCTCGCGTACCTGCTGTGTCGAAGTCGGGAGGCTGACCTCGATCGCACAGCGACGCTGACTGCGATCCATATCGGAACGGGACTGAGCAAGAACGCCGCCCGGACGAGTCTCGACCGTCTCGAGAAGCGCGGATTCGTCGAACGCACGACCGTCCAGACCTCATCGCCGGGGCGGCCGCCGAACGCGTGGCACGCGGTGGATTCACTCGCGACGACTGCCCGGGACGTCGCCGATGAGCACGCTGATCGTCTGCTCCGGCAGGCAGCGCGGTTCGACGACGACGGCACCGGCACCGGGACCGGGACCGGGACCGGAACGCCGATCGGTTCAGACCAGGAACACCGGACCGAAACCCCACAACGGGTGCGCGTCGCACTCAACTGGCACCCGAACGGTTTCCACGGGGCGTTGTTCGGTCCGGTTGCGGCTGCTGCTGACGAGTCAGGTACAGGTACACTCAACTGTACGACTGGGTCCGAATCCGAACCCGAACCTGAACCTGAGCCTGAACCCGGGCTCGAGCCCGAGACTGAGTCCGAACTCGGACTTGGGTTCCACGCCTGTGCCGGCTCGAGTGCAGCCGTCCAAACGGTCGTCGACGACGAGGAAACGGACCTCGCCGTCGCGGGCGCGGCGACCGTGCTCTGCGAGCGCGCCGCTGGCCGCGATGTCGTGCCAGTTGCAGTCCTCCTCCCGCGCTCACCCGTCGTCCTTCACACGACGCGGGCCGTGTTCGGCGAGCCGTTCGAGCGCCTCGACCAGCTTCGTGGCCGTCGACTCGGCATGCCGCCAGCGTCGGAGACCGGCCTTCTCGGCCAGCTGCTGCTTTCCCAGGCCGGAATCCGGGACACGGTCGACGTCGTCGAACTGGCCGGCGAGGAACGAACCGCACTCGAGTCCGGTGACGTCGACGCGATCACGGGCGTGGCGGCGGATGCGTCACGACTCGAGCGCAACGGCGCGACCGTCGACGTGATTTCGATCGCGGAACAGTATCCAGTGTACGGTCCGGCACTGGTCGCCAGCCGCGAGGGGCTCACTGATCCAGAGACGCGGGCACGGATCCGGGCATTTCTTGCGGCGGTGACGGCAACCTGGGGATGGGTGCAGCACTGCCCCTCGTCGGTTGCGACGGCGATTGCCGACCGGACGATGAGGGTAGGGGGCGCCGATGAGGCGCAGTCTCGTGATCGGATCGACCGAACACTTCGACTCGCGACTGATCAGTTCGCCCGGAGCGACGGCGTCCGAAAACACGGCTGGGGGTGGCACACACCTGACGACTGGCAGCGACTCCGCGCGGCGCTCGTTCAGGGCGGTGTACTCGAGAGCCGACGTGCCTGA
- the thsB gene encoding thermosome subunit beta — MQQGQPMIVMSEDSQRVKDKDAQDYNISAARAVAESVKSTLGPKGMDKMLVDSMGSVTITNDGVTILQEMDIDNPTAEMIIEVAETQEDEAGDGTTTAVSIAGELLKNAEDLLEQDIHPTAIIKGFHMASEQAREEINDIAVDVDTEDEDLLRSVAETSMTGKGTEVNKEHLAELIVEAVRQVTVEDDEGNNVVDLEFLNIETQTGRGVSESDLLEGGIIDKDPVHDNMPTSAEDADILLLNEPIEVEETDIDTEVSVTDPDQLQQFLDREEEQLKEKVQQIADLDADVVFCQKGIDDLAQHYLAKEGILAVRRAKKSDLEFLSEVVNAAIVSDLDSVSDEELGHGDIIRDEEDELFYVEGEDAHGVTLLLRGSTDHVVDELERGVNDALDVVAQTVSDGRALAGGGAIEVELASRLRDYADSVSGREQLAVEAFADSLELVPRVLAENAGLDSIDTLVDLRAAHDDGDVEAGLNVFTGNVEDTYDAGVVEPAHAKEQAVTSAAEAANLVLKIDDIISAGDLSTDKGDDEGGAPGAGGMGGMGGGMGGMM; from the coding sequence ATGCAGCAGGGACAGCCGATGATCGTGATGAGCGAGGACTCCCAGCGCGTCAAGGACAAGGACGCGCAGGACTACAACATCAGCGCCGCCCGTGCGGTCGCTGAGTCCGTCAAGTCCACGCTCGGCCCGAAAGGGATGGACAAAATGCTCGTCGACTCGATGGGATCGGTAACGATCACCAACGACGGCGTCACCATCCTCCAGGAGATGGACATCGACAACCCGACGGCCGAAATGATCATCGAGGTCGCCGAGACCCAGGAGGACGAGGCTGGCGACGGCACCACGACCGCCGTCTCCATCGCCGGTGAACTCCTCAAGAACGCCGAGGATCTCCTCGAGCAGGACATCCACCCGACGGCGATCATCAAGGGCTTCCACATGGCGAGCGAGCAGGCTCGCGAAGAGATCAACGACATCGCCGTTGACGTCGACACCGAGGACGAAGACCTCCTGCGCTCGGTCGCCGAAACCTCGATGACTGGCAAGGGTACCGAGGTCAACAAGGAGCACCTCGCCGAGCTCATCGTCGAGGCCGTCCGCCAGGTCACCGTCGAGGACGACGAGGGCAACAACGTTGTCGACCTCGAGTTCCTCAACATCGAGACCCAGACCGGCCGCGGCGTTTCCGAATCCGACCTCCTCGAGGGCGGCATCATCGACAAGGACCCGGTCCACGACAACATGCCGACCTCGGCCGAGGACGCCGACATTCTGCTGCTGAACGAGCCGATCGAAGTCGAAGAGACCGACATCGACACCGAGGTCTCCGTCACGGACCCAGATCAGCTCCAGCAGTTCCTCGACCGCGAGGAAGAGCAGCTTAAGGAGAAGGTTCAGCAGATCGCTGACCTCGACGCTGACGTCGTCTTCTGCCAGAAGGGCATCGACGACCTCGCACAGCACTACCTTGCCAAGGAAGGCATCCTCGCCGTCCGCCGCGCCAAGAAGTCCGACCTCGAGTTCCTCTCGGAGGTCGTCAACGCGGCCATCGTCTCCGACCTCGACAGCGTGAGCGACGAGGAACTCGGCCACGGCGACATCATCCGCGACGAGGAGGACGAACTGTTCTACGTCGAGGGTGAGGACGCCCACGGCGTCACCCTCCTGCTCCGTGGCTCCACCGACCACGTCGTCGACGAACTCGAGCGCGGTGTCAACGACGCACTCGACGTCGTCGCGCAGACCGTCTCCGACGGCCGCGCCCTCGCTGGCGGCGGTGCGATCGAGGTCGAACTCGCCTCGCGCCTGCGTGATTACGCCGACTCCGTCTCCGGTCGCGAGCAGCTGGCCGTCGAGGCCTTCGCCGACTCGCTCGAGCTCGTCCCACGCGTGCTCGCCGAGAACGCTGGACTCGACTCCATCGACACGCTCGTCGACCTCCGCGCCGCACACGACGACGGCGACGTCGAGGCCGGCCTGAACGTCTTCACGGGCAACGTTGAGGACACCTACGACGCCGGTGTCGTCGAGCCAGCCCACGCCAAGGAGCAGGCCGTGACCTCTGCCGCAGAGGCCGCGAACCTCGTGCTCAAGATCGACGACATCATCTCCGCCGGTGACCTCTCCACCGACAAGGGCGACGACGAAGGCGGTGCCCCAGGTGCCGGCGGCATGGGCGGTATGGGCGGCGGCATGGGCGGCATGATGTAA
- a CDS encoding Rid family detoxifying hydrolase, whose protein sequence is MKRIIDTDEAPAAVGAYSQATTNDDLLFTAGQIPLTPDGDLLDDEPIDVQAEQALDNLVAVLDEAGATPADILKVTVFLDNIEDFDAMNDTYASYFDDEPPARSAIEVAALPKGVGIEIEAIASLE, encoded by the coding sequence ATGAAGCGAATCATCGACACCGACGAGGCACCAGCAGCAGTCGGCGCGTACAGCCAGGCGACAACCAACGACGACCTGCTGTTTACCGCCGGCCAGATTCCCCTGACGCCTGACGGCGACCTCCTCGATGACGAACCGATCGATGTCCAGGCCGAACAGGCCCTCGACAACCTCGTCGCCGTCCTCGACGAAGCCGGCGCAACCCCCGCGGACATCCTCAAGGTCACCGTCTTCCTCGACAACATCGAGGACTTCGACGCGATGAACGACACCTACGCCAGCTACTTCGACGACGAGCCACCAGCCCGCAGCGCCATCGAGGTCGCCGCACTCCCGAAGGGTGTTGGCATCGAAATCGAAGCGATCGCATCACTCGAGTAA
- the ilvA gene encoding threonine ammonia-lyase, which yields MIELADVLEAQDRVRATSRHTPLEYSHTYSSMTDADVHLKLETFQRTGSFKIRGATNRVATLSEAEKDAGVVTASAGNHAQGVALAATRSGVDSTIVMPEYAPISKVKATRNYGAEVVLDGTDYNEAAQRAHELEETEDRTYVHAFDDEYVMAGQGTIGLEIIEDCPDVDTVVVPIGGGGLISGVAAAIKEKRPETRVIGVQAEGASSAATSLEKGERISLDGVDTIADGIATRSVGEKPFAHIQEYVDEVVTVSDSEIAVAIVYLLERSKTLVEGAGAVPLAALLFEHFDYEEGETIVPILSGGNVDLNTLTNIIVRGLVETGRYLKIRTVLKDRPGALEQLLEIFTEYQVNIYAIHHDRTSREVEMSDTEVEIELEMRGPDHVDAFLESLREEGYVVDILA from the coding sequence ATGATCGAACTCGCTGACGTTCTCGAAGCCCAGGACCGGGTACGTGCAACATCCAGACATACCCCGCTCGAATATTCACACACCTATTCGTCGATGACCGACGCCGACGTCCACCTCAAACTCGAGACGTTCCAGCGGACGGGCTCGTTCAAGATTCGCGGCGCGACGAACCGTGTCGCGACGCTCTCGGAAGCGGAAAAAGACGCAGGAGTCGTCACCGCAAGCGCGGGGAACCACGCCCAGGGTGTCGCGCTCGCCGCCACGCGCTCGGGCGTCGACTCGACCATCGTCATGCCCGAATACGCACCCATCTCGAAGGTCAAGGCGACCCGCAACTACGGCGCGGAGGTCGTCCTCGACGGGACAGACTACAACGAGGCCGCCCAGCGCGCACACGAACTCGAGGAGACGGAAGATCGCACGTACGTCCACGCCTTCGACGACGAGTACGTGATGGCCGGCCAGGGGACGATCGGTCTCGAAATCATCGAGGACTGCCCCGATGTCGACACGGTCGTCGTCCCCATCGGCGGCGGCGGCCTCATCAGCGGCGTTGCCGCAGCGATCAAGGAGAAGCGACCCGAGACGCGCGTGATCGGCGTCCAGGCCGAGGGCGCGTCGAGCGCGGCGACCTCACTCGAGAAGGGCGAGCGAATTTCGCTCGACGGCGTCGACACCATTGCTGATGGAATCGCGACGCGAAGCGTCGGCGAGAAGCCGTTCGCCCACATTCAGGAGTACGTCGACGAGGTTGTCACGGTCTCGGACTCCGAAATCGCGGTCGCGATCGTCTACCTGCTCGAGCGTTCGAAGACGCTGGTCGAGGGGGCTGGCGCGGTGCCACTCGCCGCGCTCTTGTTCGAACACTTCGACTACGAGGAGGGCGAGACGATCGTCCCGATTCTCTCCGGGGGTAACGTGGATCTCAACACGCTCACCAACATCATCGTCCGCGGTCTCGTCGAGACCGGCCGCTATCTGAAGATCAGAACCGTGCTCAAGGATCGACCAGGGGCACTCGAGCAACTGCTCGAGATTTTCACCGAGTATCAGGTCAACATCTACGCGATTCACCACGATCGCACCTCACGCGAGGTCGAGATGAGCGATACGGAAGTCGAGATCGAACTCGAGATGCGCGGCCCTGACCACGTCGATGCGTTTCTGGAGTCCCTCCGTGAGGAGGGGTACGTGGTCGATATTCTGGCCTGA